The window GAACGTCGGCCTCATCGCGAACATCGAGTGGGTTCAGGTCGATGCCGATGCGGGAGGCGACCGGAGGAAAATCGACCGAGACAGGCGGTATTTTTTCACTTCTGACTTCGGCATCGAGGACGCATTCCCCGGTTCCGAACGTGCCCACGTCCCCGTACTCGTAGGTGTACTCGTCCCAGCAGAGGTTGAGACCGGCGCTGGGGCCGAGTTCCACAAATGCGAGGGGTTCGTTACCGACTTCATTCGAGATATGGGAAAACGCCGGAAAAAGCGCGGTACAGCGCCGGACAGCGTTCGTCTGGGTTCTCCGGTTTCGCAGAAGCGGGAGGAGTTCCGACTCGTATTCGACGCAGAAATCGCGAAACGCGGGAAACGGATCGTCCGTTTTCGGGTCGTCGGTGAGGTTTGGGTAGTAGTCGGCGAGCGGGTGGGAACCGTCGTCGAGCAGATGCCAGTGAACTGCGGCCAGCAGGATGTTCGGCGTGCCACGCTTCGGCGGAATTTCCTCGGCGAGCGTGAGCACCTCGGGGTCGTTCGCGATTCCACGCGCGATCCGTTCGTACAGGGATGACGTTCCAACACACCAGTCGGCGAACCACTCGAACTGCTCGGCGAGGCTCATATTAGGGGGGATCGAAGACGGACGGCGTAAGCGTTGCCACCGAAATTTTATTCCCGAGCGAAGTAATGGTTCATGCTATGGACATCGGCGTTCACACTCCGCCACTGTACGGTGAATCGCTGGAAGACGCGCTCGCGTATCTCGATGATATCGGCGTGGACGCTATCGAACCCGGCGTCGGCGGCTATCCCGGCGATACACACCTTCCGCGCGACGAATATCTGGACGACGACGACGCACAGGAGGACCTCCAGTCGTTGCTGTCGGAACACGGCATGCACATCAGTGCACTGGCGACTCACAACAACCCGCTCCATCCGGACGACGAACAGGCCGACGAGGCCGACACGGAGCTCCGCGAGGCGATTCGACTGGCCGACCAGCTCGACGTCAACACGGTTACCTGTTTCTCCGGACTGCCCGCTGGCGGCCCGAACGACGAGGTCCCGAACTGGATCACTGCTCCATGGCCCTCGGAGCACGACGAGGCGCTCACCTACCAGTGGGAAGAGGTCGCGATCCCCTACTGGCGCGATGTTGCCGAATACGCCGCAGACCACGGCGTAGACATCGCCATCGAGATGCACCCGAACATGCTCATTCACGAACCCGCCGGAATGCTCGAACTCCGCAACGCGACCAACGAGCGAATCGGGACGAACTTCGACCCGAGCCATCTCTACTGGCAAGGCATCGACGTCGTCGAAGCCATCCGATTCCTCGGCGAACACGACGCAATCCATCACTTCCACGCGAAGGACACGAAAGTCTACGAGTCCCAAGCCCGCTACAAAGGAGTTCTCGACACGACGCCGTACGACGAGGAGGCAAACCGCTCGTGGCTGTTCCGTTCCGTCGGCTACGGTCACGGCGAGGAACACTGGAAGGACATCGTGAGCGCGCTCCGAATGATAGAGTACGATGGCACGCTCTCCATCGAACACGAGGATTCGCTGACCAGCTCGAAGGAAGGGCTGGAAAAGGCGGTCGAACTGCTGAACCGCGCCGTGTTCCGAACCGAACCCGGCGAAGCATACTGGGCCGAATGAGTCCTTATAGGTCGGCGAGCGTTGCTTCGAGGTAGAACGTCTCGCCACCGTCCGAAATGACGGAGGGCTGTTTCCAGACACGGTCTATTTCTTCTCCGCGTTCGCCTTCGTAGCCCGAAAACCCGTCCCGCTCGGGGGGCCATAGCGCCACGATTTCACCCTCGTAGACCCGTCAGATCTCGTAATAACGTACGCTCCCACTTGCGAATACGTCTTCGTACGTTTCGTAGTAAGCGACGTTCTCCAGTGAAACGCCCAACTCCTCGTGGAACTCGCGCCGGAGCGCGTCCTCGCTGTGTTCGCCGAACTCGACACTGCCGCCGAGCGGGTAGTAAAACGGGTCGTCTGCTCCCAGTTTGTCCCACGTGCGACGGGTAGTTCGTCGTCGCGTCGGACGAGTCCGCTGGCGGAATGTGGTTTTCGGACATGGAGGTTGTGAAACGTGAGAAGAGTCACGATCGTATCAAGTAGGTTGCGGTAGATTGGTGTCGACACCACTTACTCCCCGCTGTCGTTTTTCACCGGAGCCATCAAACACTAAGCATCCCCACGAAGAACCCCAAATCAGATATGACGTTGAAAGTCGGTGTCCTCGGCTATCGATTCATGGGGAAAGCTCACGCGAACGCACTCGCTCGCCTGCCGATGTTCTTCCCGGACGCGCCGGACGTGGAACGTCACGTCCTCGTCGGACGCGACGAGGAGGCGCTCACAGAGGCTGCGGACCGCCTCGGATTCGCGACCACGAGCACGGAGTGGGAGAAGGTCATCGACGAGGTAGACGTGTTCTACAACCTCGGGCCGAACTTCGTCCACGCCGACCCTTCCATCGCGGCGCTCGAAGCTGGTGTCCCAGTCCTCTGTGAGAAGCCGCTGGCGGCCAGCCTCTCGGACGCGGAACGGATGGCTGATGCCGCAGAGTCAGCAGGTGTGCCGACCGCAACCGCGTTCAACTATCGGTTCATTCCTGCCATCCAGTACGCGAAGGGACTCATCGAGGACGGTGAACTCGGCGAAATTCACCAGTTCAGCGGACGCTATCTCCAAGATTGGCTGGTTGACCCCGACGCGCCGTGGTCGTGGCGCAACGACGAGGAGTTGGCAGGCAGCGGCGCACTCGGCGACCTCGGTGCGCACACCATCGACCTCGCGCGTTTCCTCGTGGGCGACATCGAACGCGTCTCGGGTCATCTCCGAACCTTCGTGGACGAACGACCGATCGACGGGGGAGCCGACACCAAGCCCGTCACGGTGGACGACGCCTACTCCGCGCAGGCCGAACTGGAGGGCGGCGTCATGGGAACCTTCGAAGCCTCGCGGTTCGCGACGGGGCACAAAAACGACCACTCAATCGAGATTCACGGCTCGAAGGGAAGCCTAAAATTCTCGCTCGAACGACTCAACGAACTCGAACTCCTACGCGAGGGTGATCGCGGCTACGAGACGATTCTCGTCACCGACGAGGACGATCCCTACATCGACCACTGGTGGCCGCCGGGTCACGTCATCGGATGGGAGCACACCTTCGTCCACGAGAACTACGAGTTCCTCTCTGCCGTTGAAAACGGGGACGAGTATCATCCGAACTTCGCGGACGGTCTGGCGGTTCAAAAGGCGCTCGACGCTATCGAGCGAAGCGACGAACGTGGCGAGTGGGAGAGTGTAGAATAATCCGTTCGACGGGTCAGTACTCCCACGTCCCCTCGTCCGTCACGACGGAATCGAGCAGATCGGTCGGTGTCGCATCGTAGGCAGGGTTTTCCACGGCAAACCCTTCCGCTGGCTCCCGAATCACTTCGCTCGCCGAGCGAAAGTCGTTCTCGAAGCGGAACGCCTCGCCAACAATTTTCGCGCTGGAGCCGATGGTCGTCACGGGAACGTCTACTTCGTTCGCAGTCGCGACGAGCGGGAAGGTGCCGACGCGGTTGTAGAGGGTTTCGTCAACGATGCAGTCCATTCCCGTGAACACACGGTCACACTCCGGTAGGTAATGGCCTGCGGCACTGTCGATGATGAGCGTCGCATCGACTTGATCGATTTCGCCGAGGACACGGGCGGTCTTTCGACCGAGGTAGCGCGGACGGGCCTCCATCACGTAGACGGTGAGATACGTACCCGTCGCGACGGCGTTCTCCACCGCTTCCAACACCGTCGAGGAGTAGTCGTGAGTCATGAAGGTCATCCCGTCTTCGAACTGGGGGGCTGCGTTCTCGGCGGCGCGCCGTTTGGCGGTGACGACCTGTTCGACCACGCTGTCGATGGCTTGCTCCATCTGCGTTTTGACCTCCTCGACCGATTCGCTCTCGGTGTCGGTGACCATCTTCACGATCGCTCGCTGTGTCGTAACGAGCGATGCATGGGAGGGATTCGCTCGTCGGAGCGCGTTGCTGTTGTGATCGAGCGCTCGTTCGAACTCCTCGACCGTCTCGAACTCGCGGTCGAGGAGGTCCTCCAACGCGCGGGCGGCCTTGACCGCGACGGTCGAGGAGCTGTGTGTTTGCATCTCCTGTATCTCCTCGACTGTCTCGTCTATCATGCGCTAACGGTGTTCGTCAGGCTACAAGATTGTTCTGGGTTCGTGTCTCCGGACGACCGACGCATAGTTTACGTCTATTCGAC of the Haladaptatus caseinilyticus genome contains:
- a CDS encoding Gfo/Idh/MocA family protein, which encodes MTLKVGVLGYRFMGKAHANALARLPMFFPDAPDVERHVLVGRDEEALTEAADRLGFATTSTEWEKVIDEVDVFYNLGPNFVHADPSIAALEAGVPVLCEKPLAASLSDAERMADAAESAGVPTATAFNYRFIPAIQYAKGLIEDGELGEIHQFSGRYLQDWLVDPDAPWSWRNDEELAGSGALGDLGAHTIDLARFLVGDIERVSGHLRTFVDERPIDGGADTKPVTVDDAYSAQAELEGGVMGTFEASRFATGHKNDHSIEIHGSKGSLKFSLERLNELELLREGDRGYETILVTDEDDPYIDHWWPPGHVIGWEHTFVHENYEFLSAVENGDEYHPNFADGLAVQKALDAIERSDERGEWESVE
- a CDS encoding translation initiation factor eIF-2B — translated: MIDETVEEIQEMQTHSSSTVAVKAARALEDLLDREFETVEEFERALDHNSNALRRANPSHASLVTTQRAIVKMVTDTESESVEEVKTQMEQAIDSVVEQVVTAKRRAAENAAPQFEDGMTFMTHDYSSTVLEAVENAVATGTYLTVYVMEARPRYLGRKTARVLGEIDQVDATLIIDSAAGHYLPECDRVFTGMDCIVDETLYNRVGTFPLVATANEVDVPVTTIGSSAKIVGEAFRFENDFRSASEVIREPAEGFAVENPAYDATPTDLLDSVVTDEGTWEY
- a CDS encoding sugar phosphate isomerase/epimerase family protein translates to MDIGVHTPPLYGESLEDALAYLDDIGVDAIEPGVGGYPGDTHLPRDEYLDDDDAQEDLQSLLSEHGMHISALATHNNPLHPDDEQADEADTELREAIRLADQLDVNTVTCFSGLPAGGPNDEVPNWITAPWPSEHDEALTYQWEEVAIPYWRDVAEYAADHGVDIAIEMHPNMLIHEPAGMLELRNATNERIGTNFDPSHLYWQGIDVVEAIRFLGEHDAIHHFHAKDTKVYESQARYKGVLDTTPYDEEANRSWLFRSVGYGHGEEHWKDIVSALRMIEYDGTLSIEHEDSLTSSKEGLEKAVELLNRAVFRTEPGEAYWAE
- a CDS encoding DUF2332 domain-containing protein, whose translation is MSLAEQFEWFADWCVGTSSLYERIARGIANDPEVLTLAEEIPPKRGTPNILLAAVHWHLLDDGSHPLADYYPNLTDDPKTDDPFPAFRDFCVEYESELLPLLRNRRTQTNAVRRCTALFPAFSHISNEVGNEPLAFVELGPSAGLNLCWDEYTYEYGDVGTFGTGECVLDAEVRSEKIPPVSVDFPPVASRIGIDLNPLDVRDEADVRWLRALIWPEHGDRQRLLQRAANVARQHPPDLRQGDAIEDLPAVLMGIPDDVPVCVFDTQMRYQLPDPAQDRLRARIEAAAQERTLHWLSGHEATDEWDNAFTLDWFDGEEYRSLAAYEQHGKWLRWLL
- a CDS encoding NUDIX domain-containing protein → MGADDPFYYPLGGSVEFGEHSEDALRREFHEELGVSLENVAYYETYEDVFASGSVRYYEI